The window ACCAAAAGCATTTGTCATCCGCGAAACCTGTTCACTTTCTGCACTTAAATAATTTTGTTGCAAAAACAGTTCATTTCAAAGGTCAGATAGGTTGCGGATGACGCTTCCGCGTATCAAATGAAGTCTAGAATTTAAAAAGAAAAAGCCAGTCAGTTAAGAAACTGACAGGCATTAGTGCGCCTACACCGGCTTTTTATCTTGCTTCAGCAGCACAATCAAGCCGGAAATAGCGGACCCTGCTGTGGCTAGGAAAATGTCTTTATGCGCATCCCACATATCGCCCTGCTGGCCGTTATAGTTTTCCGCATCTTCCGGCGACAGGCCAATGGCAATCAGCCATTCAAGCCATTCATAAATCAGGCTGGTGGCCATGACAAACTGGATGACCAGCAGATACAGGCTAAAGGGCTTCAGTGAGGGCAGCCAAACCTGAAACAGGCGGTAAAATGCCGGATAGAGCATCAGCCCGTAAGCCAGGTGCACAAAACGGTCATACATATTGCGCGGCCAGCCGAATGCCTGATTGAGATCAAAATTTAAATACTGAATAGCCCATTCGTTATAAGGCACATAAGAATACAGGTAATGCGCGCCTAAGATGTGAATCAGCAGGAAGCCGATATACAGCAGGAAACTCCAAAAGGTGAAGCCAATTTTTTTCAGGCAGAAAAACAGCGCGATCAGCATCACCACAGTGCCGGCCTGATGCAGCAGGTAAGATTCAAGCTCAAGCGGGTTGATGCTTGCCAATACGGTGCAGAGCGCTAAAACGGCAAGGACAATCCAGTGCTTGGCAGTCAATTGATATTCAATCATTTGTTGTTTTCTTTCATTGTATTGGTTCAGGCGATAAAAAAGCGAAGCCGAAGCTCCGCTTTTCAGTTTAAATGCGGATTAGATTTTCGCAATTAAATCTTTGATTTGCTTCGCTTGCTCAGCCGCATTGCCGGTATAGGTTGCAGGCGTCATTTCCGCTAAGCGCGCGCGGTCAGCAGCCGGCACAGCTTCAAGCTCATTGCCGTTGACGAAATCAACCATCATGTCGCGGGTCATGGCTTGGCCGCGGGTCAGCGCTTTCAGTTTTTCATACGGCTTTTCAACGTTGTAGCGGCGCATAACGGTTTGAATTGGTTCAGCCAGAACTTCCTGAGCATTGTCCAGGTCTTCCAGAATACGGTCAGCATTCAGTTCAAGCTTGCCAATGCCTTTAGCGCAGGCTTCAAAAGCGATTAGGCTTTGCGCAAAGCCTACACCCATGTTGCGGAGCACAGTTGAGTCAGTCAGGTCACGCTGCCAGCGGGAAATAGGCAGTTTTTCGCCCAAGTGCGCCAATACGGCATTTGCGATGCCCAAGTTGCCTTCAGAGTTTTCAAAGTCAATCGGGTTGACTTTGTGCGGCATAGTTGAAGAGCCGACTTCGCCTTCTTTCAGGCGCTGCTTGAAGAAGCCTAAAGAGATGTAGCCCCAAACGTCGCGGTTGAAGTCAATCAGAATGGTGTTGAAGCGGCGCAGCGCGTCAAACAGTTCAGCCATGTAGTCGTGCGGTTCAATCTGCGTGGTGTACGGGTTGAACGCCAAGCCTAAAGATTCAACAAATGCCTGAGAGTGCGCAGGCCAGTTGATTTCCGGGTAAGCGGAGTAGTGCGCATTGTAGTTGCCGACCGCGCCATTGATTTTGCCCAGCAGTTCAACCTGCTTGAACTGCTTGATTTGGCGCGCTAAGCGGTAAGCCACGTTGGCCATTTCCTTGCCCAAAGTAGTCGGGCTGGCAGTCTGGCCGTGCGTGCGCGACAGCATTGGCTGCTCAGCATGCTGCTCAGCTAAAGCGGCAATTGAGTCAATGATCTGCTGCATAGAGGCAACAAGAACATCACGGCCGCTTTTCAGCATTAAAGCATGCGACAGGTTGTTGATGTCTTCAGAAGTGCAGGCAAAGTGAATGAACTCGCCGGCATTTTTCAGCGCATCAATATGCGCGATTTTTTCTTTTAAGAAATATTCAACCGCTTTCACATCGTGGTTGGTGGTGCGTTCAATTTCCTTGATGCGGTTGGCGTCTTCTTCAGAAAAATCCGCAACAATGGCGTCCAGCGCTGCATTGGTCTCGCTTGAGAAAGCCGGAACTTCCGTAATTTCAGGACGGTTGGCAAGCGCCTGTAACCAGCGCACTTCAACAGTCACACGAGCATGGATCAGGCCAAACTCAGAGAGGAAAGGGCGCAGCGCATCACATTTGCTGGCGTAGCGTCCATCTAATGGAGAAAGTGCGGTTAAAGCGTTCATAGCGATTCCTTAAACTTTGGAATTAAACGTAAAACAGAGGGCCCGGAACAGTTCAAGCTAAATCACCTGATACTGTAAGCGGGCAAGATCTTGAATATCCTGCAGCAGCTTGCGCTTGCTGAAAATCATGCCCCACGAGCTGCC is drawn from Acinetobacter sp. WCHAc010034 and contains these coding sequences:
- the purB gene encoding adenylosuccinate lyase; this encodes MNALTALSPLDGRYASKCDALRPFLSEFGLIHARVTVEVRWLQALANRPEITEVPAFSSETNAALDAIVADFSEEDANRIKEIERTTNHDVKAVEYFLKEKIAHIDALKNAGEFIHFACTSEDINNLSHALMLKSGRDVLVASMQQIIDSIAALAEQHAEQPMLSRTHGQTASPTTLGKEMANVAYRLARQIKQFKQVELLGKINGAVGNYNAHYSAYPEINWPAHSQAFVESLGLAFNPYTTQIEPHDYMAELFDALRRFNTILIDFNRDVWGYISLGFFKQRLKEGEVGSSTMPHKVNPIDFENSEGNLGIANAVLAHLGEKLPISRWQRDLTDSTVLRNMGVGFAQSLIAFEACAKGIGKLELNADRILEDLDNAQEVLAEPIQTVMRRYNVEKPYEKLKALTRGQAMTRDMMVDFVNGNELEAVPAADRARLAEMTPATYTGNAAEQAKQIKDLIAKI
- a CDS encoding DUF2238 domain-containing protein, which produces MIEYQLTAKHWIVLAVLALCTVLASINPLELESYLLHQAGTVVMLIALFFCLKKIGFTFWSFLLYIGFLLIHILGAHYLYSYVPYNEWAIQYLNFDLNQAFGWPRNMYDRFVHLAYGLMLYPAFYRLFQVWLPSLKPFSLYLLVIQFVMATSLIYEWLEWLIAIGLSPEDAENYNGQQGDMWDAHKDIFLATAGSAISGLIVLLKQDKKPV